A single genomic interval of Geoalkalibacter sp. harbors:
- a CDS encoding helix-turn-helix transcriptional regulator — protein TGVSPEMALRLSIAFDTTPESWLTQQMNYDLWQARKKAGGLKVEKLRAA, from the coding sequence GACCGGAGTCAGCCCCGAAATGGCTCTGCGGCTTTCCATCGCCTTCGATACCACCCCGGAAAGTTGGTTGACCCAGCAAATGAACTACGATCTCTGGCAGGCCAGGAAAAAAGCCGGTGGCTTGAAGGTCGAAAAGCTTCGCGCGGCCTAG